In Aspergillus chevalieri M1 DNA, chromosome 7, nearly complete sequence, the sequence CTAGACGCAAATTAATTACTCTCGTCCATTCTTTTTGAGACTGCCGACTTACCATGGAGGCGCGCCCATCCGGTCCAATTCTCAGGCGACTGGTCAATCATGAGACAAACGCATATAAACATAAAAGCTGGAAAACGGTCCACGCAACCCATTCACACTCATCAGCGCTCTAATGATTCCGGCAACTGCACCTTGCCCGTAGTGCATTGCCATGTTGAGTCCGAACCTTTCACTGTCCGGGCGCGGTGTCAAGCCAAGTAATCACTCCAATGTATGGCCTGGTACGTAGGAGATGGGTCTTCCTGTGAAGAATTGTTCAGTTTCTCAGCTGTGGTCTTTCTATCGCTCAGTCACACGTGTTCCCGGCTACACTGGGTTTGAGAGCATACGCTGCCATTCCGAGTAGCCCTGCCCCGAGCCCATAGATAATACATGTTCCTAGAGGAAAGGAACAGCTTGGCTGGTTTGGAGCGGTGGGTGGTACGAGGAATTCTGCAATACTCGGTGATATATAATGGGTTGGTGATCGGGTCTAAACGGGACTCTGAAGAACTATATATACAGCGTACTCAGGGTATGTAACCGTAACGACTATGTTAACATCAGAATGCGCGCATGTTCGAAGAAGTGCCTTGCTCCATGTCTTCAGGACACTGCTGCTTTCCAATGCAGCTACAGCCAACTGTAGGATTATCTTCCTTATCAACTTCGGTAGTCCGTAGCTATATCGCAGCCGCAACCCCACCATACAAAATGATCCGAGGCAATGCCAGCATACTATCTCCAACCCCTCCAATACTAATCCATTTAATGCTCATCAGGGATCTACGATTCACTCGACTCTTGTTTTTTCTCTAAGAATAATTGCTGAGTAATTGATTGTCGCTGACCGCTCTACATGTCTGCAAAGAACTTCACCGTCGCCATTGTGGGCGGCGGCATCGGAGGTCTCTCTCTGGCCGTCGGCTTATTACGACGAAACATTTCAGTGCAGATATATGAGGCGGCACCGGAGTTCAAAGAAGTCGGATTGGGATTGACCATCGGCCCAGCCGCACATCGGACGATGCCCCTGATCGATCCGCAGATCCGACACATCTACGATTCGCTCATCACCACGCATGCGGACAGTCCGGGGTATGAACGGTTCCGCGAGACGTGGTTCGAAGTCGTTTGGGCGACCGGAAATGAGGAGAAATCCGGGGACGTCCTTCTAGATCTCAAAGCATTACCATCAGGGCAAACTACGGTGCGTCGGGCGGATTTTCTAGATGCTTTAGTGAGTTTGATTCCGCCGGAAATTGCGCATTTCGGAAAGCGACTTGTCAGTTTGGAAGAAACGGCAAATGGAGGAGTAGAACTGCGATTTGAAGATGGCACAGCGGCCACAGCAGATGTGGTCGTCGGCTGTGATGGCATTAAGTCCAAGGTGAAAGAATCTATGATATCCCCAGAAGAATACCAGCGCGTCCTCCCGCGATACAGCGGCATGTATGGGTATCGAGCGGTGCTGGATATGGACACTATGGTCAAAGCTGTTGGGGACCATCGGGCGCGAGTGTCTACGATGTATGTAGGAAAAGGAGCATATGGGATATCATATCCGATTATGCGGGCGCAAAAGGTCAACGTGGGGTTGTATGTCTTGAACGACGAGTGGAATGATTATGCTTGGGTGCGTCCAGCAAGCAAAGAGGAGATGCGACGTGACGCTGAGCATATGGGTGACTATGTCAAATTGCTTGTTGAGGTACTGTCCTCTCCATTCTAGACGCGTAGAAGCACTCTGTACTGACGATACCAGTACATGCCGGACCCCACGCAATGGGCTATTTTCGAACATCCTCACATCTCAACATATGCTCGCTCTCGAGTCGCCATTCTGGGCGATGCTGCGCATGCATCCACGCCTCATCAAGGTGCTGGTGCGGGGCAGGCCATTGAAGATGCGCACGTTCTAGCAGAACTGCTGGGCGATCCCCGAGTGACTACTGCTGAGCACATCGTGTCTGCATTTAAGGGATACGATGCTGTTCGGAGACCACGAAGTCAGAAGGTCGTGACGACCAGCAAGGAGAATGCGCATCTGCTTTGTTTATGCTTGAACGGAGTCGGGGATGATGAAGAGAGACTGAAGACGACATTCCAGGAACGACTGCGGTGGTTATGGGACGTGGATATTGAAGACCAGGCCGAGAGAGCGAGGAATATCATGCTCGAGTGTATATACCATTCATAACTGTACAAATTGCACAAGTCACCTGATTTCCACATATGCCTGAGGCGTGAGGCATCTCGGTTATCCGCGGTGTTCCCCGCAAATCCGGGGATGTCGTTTCTTTCCATATAAACAACAGAGGGAGAAGAGTTCTTCTCGTTAAACCTCTCACTCCTTCTGGACTACTCTGTCTCtctatctctctctctcaaGCATCATGATCCCCCGTTCCTCCCTCCAGAGACTCCTTCGA encodes:
- a CDS encoding putative salicylate hydroxylase (COG:I;~EggNog:ENOG410PT1I;~InterPro:IPR036188,IPR002938;~PFAM:PF01494;~TransMembrane:1 (o6-25i);~go_function: GO:0071949 - FAD binding [Evidence IEA]), with amino-acid sequence MSAKNFTVAIVGGGIGGLSLAVGLLRRNISVQIYEAAPEFKEVGLGLTIGPAAHRTMPLIDPQIRHIYDSLITTHADSPGYERFRETWFEVVWATGNEEKSGDVLLDLKALPSGQTTVRRADFLDALVSLIPPEIAHFGKRLVSLEETANGGVELRFEDGTAATADVVVGCDGIKSKVKESMISPEEYQRVLPRYSGMYGYRAVLDMDTMVKAVGDHRARVSTMYVGKGAYGISYPIMRAQKVNVGLYVLNDEWNDYAWVRPASKEEMRRDAEHMGDYVKLLVEYMPDPTQWAIFEHPHISTYARSRVAILGDAAHASTPHQGAGAGQAIEDAHVLAELLGDPRVTTAEHIVSAFKGYDAVRRPRSQKVVTTSKENAHLLCLCLNGVGDDEERLKTTFQERLRWLWDVDIEDQAERARNIMLECIYHS